A single window of Streptomyces xanthii DNA harbors:
- a CDS encoding sirohydrochlorin chelatase produces the protein MSRPVLLVIAHGSRDPRHAATVHALVREARAQRPGLRVETSFLDFNVPGPLGVLESLAAEGVRDVVALPLLLTRAFHAKADIPAVLRQAPSSLRVHRADVLGPSPLLLTALDRRLYEAGLTPADKPTTGVVLASAGSTDPEAIAVIADIAREWRHTGWCAVRPAFASASLPRTEDAVRALRALGCARVAVAPYVLAPGRLPDRIAAGAAEADVLSGVLGPAPEVARVLIERYEEASAGALAALGA, from the coding sequence GTGTCCCGCCCCGTCCTCCTGGTCATCGCCCACGGCAGCCGCGACCCGCGGCACGCCGCGACGGTGCACGCCCTGGTCCGCGAGGCGCGGGCGCAGCGGCCGGGGCTGCGCGTGGAGACCTCGTTCCTGGACTTCAACGTGCCGGGCCCGCTCGGTGTCCTGGAGTCCCTCGCGGCGGAGGGCGTCCGCGACGTGGTCGCCCTCCCGCTGCTCCTCACCCGGGCGTTCCACGCGAAGGCCGACATCCCGGCGGTCCTCCGTCAGGCCCCGTCGTCCCTGCGCGTCCACCGCGCGGACGTCCTCGGCCCGTCCCCGCTCCTCCTGACGGCCCTGGACCGCCGTCTGTACGAGGCCGGTCTCACGCCGGCCGACAAGCCCACGACCGGGGTCGTCCTGGCCTCGGCGGGCTCCACCGACCCGGAGGCGATCGCAGTGATCGCAGACATCGCGCGGGAGTGGCGGCACACCGGTTGGTGCGCCGTGCGGCCTGCGTTCGCCTCCGCATCCCTTCCCCGCACCGAGGACGCCGTCCGCGCCCTGCGCGCCCTGGGCTGCGCCCGCGTCGCCGTCGCCCCCTACGTCCTGGCCCCGGGCCGCCTCCCGGACCGCATCGCGGCGGGAGCGGCCGAGGCGGACGTCCTGTCCGGCGTCCTCGGACCGGCGCCGGAGGTGGCGCGGGTGCTGATCGAGCGCTACGAGGAGGCGTCGGCCGGCGCGTTGGCGGCGCTGGGGGCCTGA